From Streptomyces chrestomyceticus JCM 4735, one genomic window encodes:
- a CDS encoding pirin family protein translates to MSDEEARPAELPGIEVFTPRDVPLGGPRAMTVRRTLPQRSRSLIGAWCFADHYGPDDVAATGGMDVAPHPHTGLQTVSWLFSGEIEHRDSLGTHAYVRPGELNLMTAGHGISHSEVSTERTTVLHGVQLWVALPGEHRNTRADFQHHVPGSVRVGGAEVAVFLGTLAGVTSPVRTFSPLLGAEIVLDPGATATLTVDPAFEHGLLVDHGTVRLSGTPLRPADLGYAAPGRDHLTLTNASDTPARTVLLGGTPFEEEIVMWWNFVGRSRQDVEEARRDWMADSGSGSRFGEVRGYDGDRLPAPELPTVGLKPRGRVR, encoded by the coding sequence ATGAGCGACGAGGAAGCCCGGCCCGCCGAGCTGCCCGGCATCGAGGTCTTCACCCCGCGTGACGTCCCCCTGGGCGGTCCGCGGGCGATGACCGTACGCCGTACGCTGCCGCAGCGCTCCCGTAGCCTCATCGGCGCCTGGTGCTTCGCCGACCACTACGGCCCCGACGATGTCGCGGCGACGGGCGGCATGGACGTCGCCCCGCACCCGCACACCGGCCTGCAGACCGTGAGCTGGCTGTTCAGCGGCGAGATCGAGCACCGCGACAGCCTGGGCACCCACGCGTACGTACGGCCCGGCGAACTGAACCTCATGACGGCCGGCCACGGCATCAGCCACTCCGAGGTCTCGACGGAGCGGACCACCGTGCTGCACGGCGTTCAGCTCTGGGTCGCGCTCCCCGGCGAACACCGGAACACCCGGGCGGACTTCCAGCACCACGTACCCGGTTCCGTACGGGTCGGCGGGGCCGAGGTCGCTGTCTTCCTCGGCACCCTGGCCGGAGTGACCTCCCCGGTACGTACGTTCAGCCCGCTGCTCGGCGCCGAGATCGTCCTCGACCCGGGGGCGACGGCCACCCTCACCGTCGACCCGGCCTTCGAGCACGGCCTGCTCGTCGACCACGGCACCGTCCGCCTGTCCGGCACACCGCTGCGCCCGGCCGACCTCGGTTACGCCGCCCCCGGCCGCGACCACCTCACGCTGACGAACGCGTCGGACACGCCCGCGCGGACGGTCCTCCTCGGCGGCACGCCGTTCGAGGAGGAGATCGTGATGTGGTGGAACTTCGTCGGCCGTTCCCGGCAGGACGTCGAAGAGGCCCGGCGGGACTGGATGGCCGACTCCGGCTCCGGCTCCCGGTTCGGCGAGGTGCGCGGCTACGACGGCGACCGGCTGCCCGCGCCCGAACTCCCCACGGTGGGGCTGAAGCCGCGCGGCCGGGTGCGCTGA
- a CDS encoding ArsR/SmtB family transcription factor, with translation MTSGVEDVADPSAEVLTEAAATFGLLASPARLHIVWVLAGGECDVSGLAERVGGALPAVSQHLAKLKLAGLVRSRREGRRVVYLVDDPDVVSMVRWLVGQLTDRTGRSDGPAVPGRVRGLGA, from the coding sequence GTGACGAGTGGCGTCGAGGACGTGGCGGATCCGTCGGCCGAGGTGCTGACGGAGGCCGCGGCGACGTTCGGGCTGCTCGCGTCGCCCGCGCGCCTGCACATCGTCTGGGTGCTGGCGGGCGGCGAGTGCGACGTGAGCGGGCTGGCCGAGCGGGTGGGCGGCGCGCTGCCCGCGGTGAGCCAGCACCTGGCGAAGCTCAAGCTGGCGGGGCTGGTGCGGTCGCGGCGCGAGGGCCGCCGCGTGGTGTACCTGGTGGACGACCCCGATGTGGTGTCGATGGTGCGGTGGCTGGTGGGGCAGCTTACCGACCGGACGGGCCGGTCCGACGGCCCGGCGGTTCCGGGACGCGTCCGTGGCCTGGGCGCCTGA
- a CDS encoding acyltransferase family protein: MAGLRSGNRLAALDGLRLLAALMVVFYHYVALAKPWEHDTGTIFPATRTAAQYGWLGVEIFFLISGFVICMSVWGRSLGDFAVSRVSRLFPAYWAGILLTTVVVKLWPEVDSFRGLDRVINNLAMLQSGSDAPDVDPVYWTLFVELKFYLIMVAVVWFGVTYRNCLILCGVWTAAAALAPGLDTPLLTAFAMPQYAPFFIAGIVFHLMRRHGQNAVLWALIAVQLVLAQRYIDYRMATSLGKAAASALPGWPARLIIVAGFALVGAIALGAFDRIQWKWLITAGALTYPLYLIHLNIGMTLIHHFRNRVSAPVLVLSVTALMLVAAWLIHRFVERPVGKWLRTVMRKGVEDARRHMTPRRKPVRQPEMPPVRISIPDDPRGVGSPARDEVERTITSSR; this comes from the coding sequence ATGGCCGGGCTCCGCTCGGGAAACAGGCTCGCCGCGCTGGACGGGCTACGGCTGCTGGCCGCGCTGATGGTGGTCTTCTACCACTACGTCGCACTCGCCAAGCCGTGGGAACACGACACGGGCACGATCTTCCCGGCCACCCGCACCGCGGCCCAGTACGGCTGGCTCGGTGTCGAGATCTTCTTCCTCATCAGCGGCTTCGTCATCTGTATGAGCGTGTGGGGCCGCTCGCTGGGCGACTTCGCCGTCTCCCGCGTCTCCCGGCTGTTCCCCGCCTACTGGGCGGGCATCCTGCTCACGACGGTGGTCGTCAAACTGTGGCCGGAGGTCGACTCCTTCCGGGGCCTGGACCGGGTGATCAACAACCTGGCGATGCTCCAGTCCGGGAGCGACGCGCCCGACGTGGACCCGGTGTACTGGACGCTCTTCGTGGAGCTCAAGTTCTACTTGATCATGGTCGCGGTGGTGTGGTTCGGCGTCACCTACCGCAACTGCCTGATCCTGTGCGGCGTGTGGACGGCGGCCGCCGCGCTCGCCCCGGGCCTGGACACGCCGCTGCTGACCGCGTTCGCGATGCCGCAGTACGCGCCGTTCTTCATCGCGGGCATCGTCTTCCACCTCATGCGGCGCCACGGGCAGAACGCGGTCCTGTGGGCCCTGATCGCCGTACAACTGGTGCTCGCCCAGCGGTACATCGACTACCGCATGGCCACGAGCCTGGGCAAGGCCGCCGCGTCCGCCCTGCCCGGCTGGCCGGCCCGACTGATCATCGTCGCGGGCTTCGCCCTGGTCGGCGCGATCGCCCTGGGCGCGTTCGACCGGATCCAGTGGAAGTGGCTCATCACCGCGGGCGCGCTCACGTACCCGCTCTACCTCATCCACCTGAACATCGGCATGACCCTGATCCACCACTTCCGGAACCGGGTCTCCGCGCCGGTCCTGGTGCTCTCGGTGACGGCGCTCATGCTGGTCGCCGCCTGGCTCATCCACCGCTTCGTCGAGCGTCCGGTCGGGAAGTGGCTGCGGACCGTCATGCGGAAGGGGGTCGAAGACGCACGCCGGCACATGACCCCGCGCCGCAAGCCCGTCCGGCAGCCCGAGATGCCGCCGGTACGGATATCGATACCCGACGATCCCCGGGGCGTAGGCAGCCCCGCGAGAGATGAGGTTGAACGTACAATTACTTCGTCACGATGA
- a CDS encoding DUF4232 domain-containing protein: protein MTADTTVRTVRRRTLRIAAAALTAVAGLTLTACSGSDAGTKTANRADSGVAAAEPGGAGASAGVQGAEPEAGSGAQGSGAQGGSEAKGGSKSGGAGGGKRAGGSHAGGGKAAAGVQRCHTSNLTAVFATGEDAVPDPDADGGTTTSIVLTNKGSRACKIGGFAGIDLRPDAGGPGWPLARSSAQHGSITLAPGESTDFTLNLGMAKENAEDSWLPRTVAVTPPDETTSLTLKWPWGPLVDQRGATHPATFVNPIG from the coding sequence ATGACCGCCGACACCACCGTCCGTACCGTCCGCCGCCGTACCCTGCGCATCGCCGCCGCGGCCCTGACCGCGGTCGCCGGTCTGACGCTGACCGCCTGCTCCGGATCGGACGCGGGCACCAAGACCGCGAACCGGGCGGATTCGGGTGTGGCCGCGGCGGAGCCCGGTGGTGCGGGGGCCTCGGCGGGGGTGCAGGGGGCGGAGCCCGAGGCGGGGTCCGGCGCTCAGGGCTCGGGGGCGCAGGGTGGTTCCGAGGCGAAGGGCGGCAGCAAGTCGGGCGGCGCGGGCGGGGGCAAGCGGGCGGGTGGCTCGCACGCCGGCGGCGGCAAGGCCGCGGCCGGCGTTCAGCGCTGCCACACCTCCAACCTGACGGCCGTCTTCGCCACCGGCGAGGACGCGGTCCCCGACCCGGACGCCGACGGCGGCACCACCACCAGCATCGTGCTCACCAACAAGGGCAGCCGCGCCTGCAAGATCGGCGGCTTCGCCGGCATCGACCTCAGGCCCGACGCCGGCGGCCCCGGCTGGCCCCTGGCCCGCTCCAGCGCCCAGCACGGCTCCATCACCCTCGCCCCCGGCGAGAGCACCGACTTCACCCTCAACCTCGGCATGGCCAAGGAGAACGCCGAAGACTCCTGGCTGCCCCGGACCGTCGCCGTCACCCCGCCCGACGAGACCACCTCCCTGACCCTGAAGTGGCCCTGGGGCCCCCTCGTCGACCAGCGCGGCGCCACCCACCCCGCCACCTTCGTCAACCCCATCGGCTGA
- a CDS encoding helix-turn-helix domain-containing protein codes for MVRLPLTPAEVARGQRLGALLRRARGCRSMLEVALAAHISPETLRKIESGRVATPAFPTIAAIADTLGLSLDAVWAEMNRVDGVDRVDRVEAAVDEESVLPVTRHPSLAV; via the coding sequence ATGGTCAGGTTGCCGCTCACCCCCGCCGAGGTAGCACGCGGACAGCGCCTCGGCGCCCTGCTCCGCCGAGCCCGGGGCTGCCGCTCGATGCTGGAGGTGGCGCTCGCCGCCCACATCTCGCCGGAGACCCTGCGGAAGATCGAATCCGGCCGGGTGGCCACCCCCGCCTTCCCGACCATCGCCGCGATCGCCGACACCCTCGGGCTGTCCCTCGACGCCGTCTGGGCCGAGATGAACCGGGTGGACGGGGTGGACCGGGTGGACCGGGTGGAGGCGGCCGTCGATGAGGAGTCGGTGCTGCCGGTCACCCGGCATCCGTCGTTGGCCGTGTAG
- a CDS encoding 4-oxalocrotonate tautomerase family protein: MPFAHFKVPAGTVTAEDKKKIVERTTDLYAEIYGERARPTTVVLVDEVADGGWGVGGNVLTAAMLNGEA; encoded by the coding sequence ATGCCTTTCGCCCACTTCAAGGTCCCCGCGGGCACCGTCACCGCCGAGGACAAGAAGAAGATCGTCGAGCGCACCACCGATCTGTACGCGGAGATCTACGGCGAGCGGGCCCGTCCCACCACCGTCGTCCTGGTCGACGAGGTCGCCGACGGCGGCTGGGGCGTCGGCGGCAACGTCCTGACCGCCGCCATGCTCAACGGCGAAGCCTGA
- the tatA gene encoding Sec-independent protein translocase subunit TatA yields MLRNGLEPWHLLIVAIVVILLFGSKKLPDTARALGKSLRILKSETKAMKDESGDDKNAPGAGVVRAGEAPAAANDRGPAAR; encoded by the coding sequence ATGCTGCGGAACGGACTGGAGCCCTGGCACCTACTGATCGTGGCGATCGTGGTGATCCTGCTGTTCGGCTCGAAGAAGCTGCCGGACACGGCACGGGCCCTCGGCAAGTCGCTGCGCATCCTCAAGAGCGAGACCAAGGCGATGAAGGACGAGAGCGGCGACGACAAGAACGCGCCGGGCGCGGGCGTCGTACGGGCGGGAGAGGCGCCGGCGGCCGCGAACGACCGTGGCCCGGCCGCTCGCTGA
- the mgtA gene encoding magnesium-translocating P-type ATPase yields the protein MWCRWCGGWWGSLPTGRAGPTARRFRDASVAWAPERAVGSASARTEGEAEPSRRTTAPPDARADSGVRLRDTPGLTALETLRTLESGPRGLTEAQAEERLLRYGDNTVPERRPAGRSWRFVRSLRDPFTTVLLCLALVSAAVASWGAACVIAVLVVVSAVLRSSGEYRAERSTAALRELIATTATVQRRSGATREIPVDQLVPGDVIRLGPGDLVPADLRVLRASGLTVRQAPLTGESAPVAKYPGEDGVDASGTGAAGIDTSGAGPDLFARPELCFQGSSVASGSATAVVLATGADTVFAGTYRSGPYRRPSGKGAVPGPGARDTRRTRPTSAFDRSVNGVSWTLIRFMLLTPPLVLMANAALRGRGLETLPFAVAVAVGLTPEMLPVIVTTALARGAALLARGGEVIVKRLPALHDLGAIDVLCTDKTGTLTQDRPVLDCSLGPDGRPAPEPLHWAAVNSLWTLQLAELPTPDALDEAVLEAAEDDFDELLAYEGIAALPFDPVRRTSCAVVRTDADARAGLRLGAHTLVVKGAPEAVLERCARIRTDRAGGGDSDLDDAARARLARLVADRTADGLRLLAVAVTERPARPGRRYTPADERGLTLVGFVGLRDALAPTAAAACAGLARRGVAVKILTGDHPGTVTHVCRELGLDTGPGAVVTADRTDGLTDAELARLAARTTAFARCTPEHKARIVAALRAGAGPEPGPGAETVAAPPRTVGFLGDGVNDLPALHACDVGIAPRDAVDVTREAADVVLASKDLGAIDGAIVAGRRSSANIATYLRITLSSNLGNVIAMLGAGLLLPFLPMLPAQVLVQNLCFDAVQLAFAFDRPGPAALRRPAVLRPADLLRYITGFGLLNAAADLATFGVLVLAVHGVGDPGGQDAFHAGWFTENLLTQALVMYLLRTGRRSAEGRAPGPIRLAVCALAVIGLLLPPSPLGPLLGMAPLPPLYYGLLTAVLVLYGAGLAWAKERYDRKAAAEHQGHPDAGPDASPQP from the coding sequence ATGTGGTGTCGATGGTGCGGTGGCTGGTGGGGCAGCTTACCGACCGGACGGGCCGGTCCGACGGCCCGGCGGTTCCGGGACGCGTCCGTGGCCTGGGCGCCTGAGAGGGCCGTGGGCTCCGCGTCCGCCCGTACGGAAGGGGAGGCGGAGCCGAGCCGGCGCACCACCGCACCACCGGACGCACGGGCGGACAGCGGCGTCCGGCTGCGCGACACCCCCGGACTCACGGCGCTGGAGACCCTGCGGACCCTGGAGAGCGGGCCGCGCGGCCTGACCGAGGCGCAGGCCGAGGAGCGGCTGCTGCGGTACGGCGACAACACGGTGCCCGAACGGCGGCCGGCCGGCCGGTCCTGGCGCTTCGTGCGCAGCCTGCGCGACCCGTTCACGACCGTGCTGCTCTGTCTGGCCCTGGTCTCGGCCGCCGTCGCCTCCTGGGGGGCGGCGTGCGTGATCGCGGTACTGGTGGTGGTCAGCGCGGTGCTGCGGTCCAGCGGCGAGTACCGCGCCGAACGGTCCACGGCGGCGCTGCGCGAGCTGATCGCCACGACGGCGACGGTGCAGCGGAGGTCCGGGGCGACCCGGGAGATACCGGTCGACCAACTGGTGCCGGGCGATGTGATCCGCCTCGGGCCGGGGGACCTGGTCCCCGCCGATCTGCGGGTGCTGCGGGCGAGCGGGCTGACGGTGCGCCAGGCGCCGCTGACGGGGGAGTCGGCGCCGGTGGCCAAGTATCCGGGGGAGGACGGTGTCGACGCCTCCGGTACCGGCGCTGCCGGAATCGATACTTCCGGTGCCGGACCGGATCTCTTCGCACGGCCCGAGCTGTGCTTCCAGGGCAGCAGCGTCGCGTCCGGCAGCGCCACCGCCGTGGTGCTGGCGACCGGCGCGGACACGGTCTTCGCCGGTACGTACCGGTCCGGTCCGTACCGGCGGCCGTCCGGAAAGGGCGCGGTCCCCGGTCCGGGGGCGCGCGACACCCGCCGTACGCGCCCCACGAGCGCCTTCGACCGCTCCGTGAACGGCGTCTCCTGGACCCTCATCCGCTTCATGCTGCTCACGCCGCCGCTGGTGCTGATGGCCAACGCCGCGCTGCGCGGCCGCGGCCTGGAGACGCTGCCGTTCGCCGTCGCGGTGGCGGTCGGGCTCACGCCCGAGATGCTGCCGGTCATCGTCACCACCGCGCTCGCCCGGGGCGCGGCGCTGCTCGCGCGCGGCGGCGAGGTGATCGTCAAGCGGCTGCCCGCGCTGCACGACCTCGGCGCGATCGACGTGCTGTGTACGGACAAGACCGGCACCCTCACCCAGGACCGTCCGGTCCTGGACTGCTCCCTCGGCCCCGACGGGCGGCCGGCGCCCGAGCCGCTGCACTGGGCGGCCGTCAACAGCCTGTGGACACTCCAGCTCGCCGAGCTGCCCACGCCGGACGCGCTCGACGAGGCGGTCCTGGAGGCGGCCGAGGACGACTTCGACGAACTGCTGGCGTACGAGGGCATCGCCGCGCTGCCCTTCGACCCGGTACGCCGCACGTCGTGCGCGGTGGTCCGTACGGACGCCGACGCGCGGGCCGGACTCCGGCTCGGCGCCCACACGCTCGTGGTCAAGGGCGCGCCCGAGGCCGTACTGGAGCGCTGCGCCCGGATCCGTACGGACCGTGCGGGGGGCGGGGACTCCGACCTGGACGACGCGGCCCGCGCCCGCCTGGCCCGGCTCGTCGCCGACCGTACGGCGGACGGGCTGCGGCTGCTGGCCGTCGCGGTCACCGAGCGGCCCGCCCGACCCGGCCGCCGCTACACGCCGGCGGACGAGCGCGGCCTGACCCTCGTCGGCTTCGTCGGGCTGCGCGACGCGCTCGCCCCGACCGCCGCCGCGGCCTGTGCGGGCCTGGCGCGGCGCGGTGTCGCCGTGAAGATCCTCACCGGCGACCATCCGGGCACCGTCACCCACGTCTGCCGGGAACTCGGACTCGACACCGGGCCCGGCGCGGTGGTCACGGCCGACCGGACCGACGGCCTCACCGACGCGGAACTCGCCCGGCTCGCCGCCCGCACGACGGCCTTCGCGCGCTGCACGCCGGAGCACAAGGCACGGATCGTGGCGGCGCTGCGGGCGGGGGCGGGCCCGGAGCCGGGACCGGGCGCGGAGACCGTGGCGGCTCCGCCCCGTACCGTCGGCTTCCTCGGCGACGGCGTCAACGACCTGCCCGCCCTGCACGCCTGCGACGTGGGCATCGCCCCGCGCGACGCCGTCGACGTCACCCGTGAGGCGGCCGACGTGGTCCTCGCCTCGAAGGACCTCGGCGCCATCGACGGTGCGATCGTCGCGGGCCGCCGCAGCAGCGCCAACATCGCCACGTACCTGCGCATCACCCTCTCCTCCAACCTCGGCAACGTCATCGCCATGCTCGGCGCCGGGCTGCTGCTGCCGTTCCTGCCGATGCTTCCGGCGCAGGTCCTGGTGCAGAACCTGTGCTTCGACGCGGTCCAGCTCGCGTTCGCCTTCGACCGGCCGGGGCCCGCCGCGCTGCGCCGGCCGGCCGTCCTGCGCCCCGCCGACCTGCTCCGCTACATCACCGGTTTCGGCCTGCTCAACGCGGCGGCCGACCTGGCCACGTTCGGCGTGCTGGTCCTCGCGGTGCACGGGGTCGGCGATCCGGGCGGCCAGGACGCGTTCCACGCCGGGTGGTTCACGGAGAACCTGCTGACGCAGGCGCTGGTGATGTACCTGCTGCGTACCGGACGCCGCTCGGCGGAAGGCCGGGCGCCCGGCCCGATCCGGCTCGCGGTGTGCGCGCTCGCCGTGATCGGGCTGCTGCTGCCCCCGTCGCCGCTGGGCCCGCTGCTGGGGATGGCGCCCCTGCCTCCCCTCTATTACGGGCTGCTGACGGCGGTGCTGGTGCTGTACGGGGCCGGGCTGGCGTGGGCCAAGGAGCGGTACGACCGTAAGGCGGCCGCGGAGCATCAGGGGCACCCGGACGCCGGGCCCGACGCGTCGCCTCAGCCGTAG
- a CDS encoding SDR family oxidoreductase — translation MTANHPPPAHVSGPAPAPAPGPAAAAGRVAVVTGGSRGIGRAVCLRLAQDGLAVVVNYAHDAAAAEETAAAVGAAGGRAIAVRADVADEDAVAALFERAEREFGGVDVVVNCAGRLALSPVADLDLAVLDAVHRTNIRGTFVVAQQAARRLRAGGAFVGFSTSVVGTRFPAYGAYAASKAAVEALTLILARELRGRDITVNTVAPGPTATDLFLEGKTPEQVDQLAEAPPLERLGTPEDIAQVVAFLSSPAGHWVNGQVLRANGGLV, via the coding sequence ATGACTGCCAACCACCCCCCTCCCGCCCATGTATCCGGCCCCGCTCCCGCACCCGCTCCCGGTCCCGCCGCGGCGGCCGGACGGGTCGCCGTCGTCACCGGCGGATCACGCGGCATCGGCCGGGCGGTCTGCCTCCGGCTCGCCCAGGACGGCCTGGCCGTCGTGGTGAACTACGCCCACGACGCGGCTGCCGCCGAGGAGACGGCGGCAGCGGTCGGCGCCGCCGGCGGGCGGGCGATCGCCGTGCGGGCGGACGTGGCGGACGAGGACGCGGTCGCCGCCCTGTTCGAGCGGGCGGAGCGGGAGTTCGGCGGCGTCGACGTCGTGGTGAACTGCGCCGGCCGCCTCGCCCTGTCACCGGTCGCCGATCTCGACCTGGCGGTGCTCGACGCCGTACACCGCACCAACATCCGGGGCACCTTCGTCGTCGCCCAGCAGGCCGCCCGGCGGCTGCGCGCGGGCGGCGCGTTCGTGGGGTTCTCGACCTCCGTGGTCGGCACCCGGTTCCCTGCTTACGGCGCGTACGCGGCGAGCAAGGCGGCGGTCGAGGCGCTCACGCTGATCCTCGCCCGCGAGCTGCGCGGGCGGGACATCACCGTCAACACCGTCGCGCCCGGCCCCACGGCCACGGACCTGTTCCTCGAAGGCAAGACGCCCGAGCAGGTCGACCAGCTCGCCGAGGCCCCGCCCCTGGAGCGGCTGGGCACTCCCGAGGACATCGCCCAGGTGGTCGCCTTCCTCTCCAGCCCGGCAGGGCACTGGGTCAACGGGCAGGTCCTGCGGGCCAACGGGGGCTTGGTGTGA
- a CDS encoding LCP family protein: MTASSHKAVAGGSARAGRTGRSGAGRAQGRAVRKRRPLRTAGIVAVSLLVLITAGAGWFYFKLNGNITTFGAEGVSPQRPAEGAGGQNVLVIGSDSRSGDNSSLGGGEGDVGRSDTAFLLHIYGDSKHAVAVSIPRDTLVEIPPCRLPNGKWTGAQHNAMFNAAFSVGESAQGNPACTQNTVEKLSGVRVDHTVVVDFEGFSKMTSAVGGVPVCLPKDIYQGDLNPNRHSRGERIFAKGPQNVSGQQALDYVRIRHGIGDNSDIGRIQRQQAFVGSLIKKVKEQGFNPTTLLPLANAATQSMTVDPGLDSADKLLSFAMSLKDIDLHNTKFVTLPWRYQGARVAIVHPDADRLWADIKADRTLDGKDAGGPGSAGAASASPSPSGTGAGTGTGTNASPGTGTGTGVSVAVYNGTTATGLAARAADQLKSAGFTVTGTSTARTQDHATTVVEYGAGKEAEAKTVAARFRGAQLVPTATAGVNVVLGATYASDPALESPAAPGPDPSPGSSASGASSDIAGKARSADDNICSDLSYG; the protein is encoded by the coding sequence ATGACAGCAAGCAGCCACAAGGCGGTGGCCGGAGGTTCCGCACGGGCCGGGAGGACGGGCCGGAGCGGGGCGGGCCGCGCGCAGGGCCGGGCCGTACGCAAACGGCGCCCGCTGCGTACGGCCGGTATCGTCGCCGTCTCGCTGCTCGTACTGATCACCGCGGGCGCCGGCTGGTTCTACTTCAAGCTCAACGGCAACATCACCACCTTCGGCGCGGAAGGGGTCAGCCCGCAGCGCCCCGCCGAGGGCGCGGGCGGACAGAACGTCCTGGTCATCGGCTCCGACTCGCGGTCCGGCGACAACAGCTCGCTGGGCGGCGGCGAGGGCGACGTGGGCCGCTCGGACACCGCCTTCCTGCTGCACATATACGGTGACAGCAAGCACGCGGTCGCCGTCTCCATCCCCCGGGACACCCTGGTGGAGATACCCCCGTGCCGGCTCCCGAACGGCAAGTGGACCGGCGCGCAGCACAACGCCATGTTCAACGCGGCGTTCTCGGTCGGCGAGAGCGCGCAGGGCAACCCGGCCTGCACCCAGAACACGGTGGAGAAGCTGTCCGGCGTACGCGTCGACCACACCGTCGTCGTCGACTTCGAGGGCTTCTCCAAGATGACGTCCGCGGTGGGCGGCGTACCCGTCTGCCTGCCCAAGGACATCTACCAGGGCGACCTGAACCCGAACCGGCACTCCCGCGGCGAGCGGATCTTCGCCAAGGGCCCGCAGAACGTCTCCGGCCAGCAGGCACTCGACTACGTCCGCATCCGGCACGGCATCGGCGACAACTCGGACATCGGCCGTATCCAGCGCCAGCAGGCGTTCGTCGGCTCCCTCATCAAGAAGGTCAAGGAGCAGGGCTTCAACCCCACCACCCTGCTGCCGCTGGCCAACGCCGCCACCCAGTCCATGACCGTCGACCCCGGCCTGGACTCGGCCGACAAGCTGCTGTCCTTCGCGATGTCCCTGAAGGACATCGACCTGCACAACACCAAGTTCGTCACGCTGCCCTGGCGCTACCAGGGCGCCCGGGTCGCGATCGTGCACCCGGACGCGGACCGGCTCTGGGCGGACATCAAGGCGGACCGCACGCTGGACGGGAAGGACGCGGGCGGACCGGGATCCGCCGGGGCGGCTTCTGCGAGCCCGTCGCCGTCCGGAACAGGCGCAGGGACGGGCACAGGTACGAACGCGAGCCCCGGTACGGGTACAGGTACGGGCGTGAGCGTCGCCGTCTACAACGGCACCACCGCCACCGGCCTCGCCGCGCGCGCCGCCGACCAGCTCAAGTCCGCGGGCTTCACCGTCACCGGCACGTCGACCGCGCGGACCCAGGACCACGCGACCACCGTCGTCGAGTACGGCGCGGGCAAGGAGGCCGAGGCCAAGACCGTCGCCGCGCGCTTCCGCGGCGCGCAGTTGGTGCCGACGGCCACCGCGGGCGTCAACGTCGTCCTGGGCGCCACGTACGCGTCCGATCCGGCGCTGGAGTCCCCCGCCGCCCCGGGCCCGGACCCCTCGCCCGGGTCGTCGGCGTCCGGGGCGTCGTCGGACATCGCCGGCAAGGCGCGCTCGGCCGACGACAACATCTGCTCGGACCTGTCCTACGGCTGA
- a CDS encoding helix-turn-helix transcriptional regulator has product MGSAKYTELGAFLRSRRARIRPADVGLTQGPRRRVPGLRREEVAQLAGASADYYNELERGAGSQPSEQMIAALARALRLTADERDYLYRLADRPVPAHGGPASHVHPGMLDLLTRLPSTPAQVITDLHVTLVQNRLAVALLGDHSGLRGARASFVHRWFTEPEARQLYPEADHPAQSRAFVADLRAAAARRDAKDTEARSMISSLLAASAEFAALWADHDVAFRRDDRKRLVHPALGLIEVNCLNLFSEDGRQRLLWFTPAAGTDSAGLLDLLAVLGTQEVTGPAR; this is encoded by the coding sequence ATGGGGTCTGCGAAATACACCGAGCTGGGAGCCTTCCTGCGCTCGCGGCGTGCCCGTATCCGCCCGGCCGACGTGGGGCTCACCCAGGGGCCGCGCCGCCGGGTGCCCGGACTGCGCCGGGAGGAGGTCGCCCAGCTCGCCGGCGCGTCGGCGGACTACTACAACGAACTCGAACGCGGCGCCGGCTCCCAGCCCTCCGAACAGATGATCGCCGCGCTGGCCAGGGCCCTGCGCCTGACCGCCGACGAGCGCGACTACCTCTACCGCCTGGCCGACCGCCCGGTGCCCGCCCACGGCGGACCCGCCTCGCACGTCCACCCCGGCATGCTCGACCTGCTCACCCGTCTGCCCTCGACACCCGCCCAGGTCATCACCGACCTGCACGTCACCCTCGTACAGAACCGACTGGCGGTGGCGCTGCTCGGCGACCACTCCGGCCTCCGCGGCGCCCGGGCCAGCTTCGTCCACCGCTGGTTCACCGAACCCGAGGCCCGGCAGTTGTACCCGGAGGCCGACCACCCGGCCCAGTCCCGGGCCTTCGTCGCCGACCTGCGGGCGGCCGCCGCCCGGCGCGACGCCAAGGACACCGAGGCCCGCTCGATGATCAGCTCGCTGCTCGCCGCCTCCGCCGAATTCGCCGCCCTGTGGGCCGACCACGACGTGGCGTTCCGGCGCGACGACCGCAAGCGCCTCGTCCACCCCGCACTCGGTCTGATCGAGGTCAACTGCCTCAACCTGTTCAGTGAGGACGGCCGCCAGCGCCTCCTCTGGTTCACCCCCGCGGCCGGCACCGACAGCGCCGGCCTCCTCGACCTGCTGGCCGTCCTCGGCACCCAGGAAGTCACGGGCCCGGCGCGCTGA